A genomic region of Thunnus maccoyii chromosome 13, fThuMac1.1, whole genome shotgun sequence contains the following coding sequences:
- the htr3a gene encoding 5-hydroxytryptamine receptor 3A — MRLSSAWTTLVFFLIQGALRACTVKKLGSSTGRFANATLVRLSEFLSAGYKKGVRPVKDWRTSTIVAIDLMVYSILNVDEKNQVLTTYVWYRQSWTDEFLVWNPEDFDEVKQVSIPTANVWVPDILINEFVDVGKSPDIPYVYVTHDGLVRNYKPIQVVTACTLNIYNFPFDVQKCSLTFQSWLHTIDDINITLMRSPEELREDKSVFMNQGEWELLHVLSNYKIFSVDNDDYYAEMKFHVVIRRRPLFYTVNLLLPSIFLMVMDIVGFYLPPDSGERVSFKITLLLGYSVFLIIVSDTLPATAIGTPLIGVYFVVCMALLVISLTETVLIVRLVHKQDLQPPVPHWVKYLVLERAAVLFCIHKNHRLCSRLSSQASDLEHYKDNNYGTAQCTLHHTCEIGRRLSHHDREGGLLGLGLPPSRDPTPPVMDNILQEVTAIRHFLEKRDRCREVAKEWLQVGYVLDVLLFRVYLVAVVAYSITLGTLWSVWHVA; from the exons ATGAGACTCTCATCAGCCTGGACAacacttgttttctttcttattcaAGGAGCATTAAGAGCCTGCACAG tgaagaaaCTGGGCAGCAGCACGGGAAGATTTGCCAACGCCACCTTAGTGCGTCTGTCAGAGTTTTTGAGTGCGGGGTATAAAAAGGGAGTGAGACCAGTAAAAGACTGGAGAACGTCCACTATCGTAGCCATAGACCTCATGGTTTACTCTATCCTCAATGTG GATGAGAAGAACCAGGTTTTGACAACATATGTGTGGTACAGACAG TCATGGACGGATGAATTCCTAGTCTGGAACCCAGAAGACTTTGATGAAGTCAAACAAGTGTCTATACCCACCGCTAACGTGTGGGTGCCTGACATCCTCATCAATGAGTT TGTAGATGTGGGAAAGTCTCCGGACATACCTTATGTCTATGTAACACATGATGGACTGGTGCGCAACTATAAGCCCATCCAGGTTGTCACAGCCTGCACTCTCAACATCTACAACTTTCCATTCGACGTCCAGAAATGCAGCCTCACCTTCCAGAGCTGGCTTCATACCA TTGATGACATCAACATCACCCTTATGCGAAGCCCCGAGGAGCTCAGGGAAGACAAGAGTGTCTTCATGAACCAAGGAGAATGGGAGCTGCTCCATGTTCTGTCCAACTACAAGATCTTCAGTGTGGACAATGATGACTATTACGCTGAGATGAAGTTCCAT gtGGTTATTCGGCGGCGGCCATTGTTCTACACTGTGAACCTCCTGCTGCCCAGTATCTTCCTGATGGTGATGGACATCGTGGGTTTCTATCTGCCACCAGACAGCGGAGAGAGGGTTTCCTTCAAGATCACCTTGCTGCTGGGCTACTCTGTCTTCCTCATCATTGTATCTGACACTCTGCCTGCCACCGCCATAGGAACCCCACTGATAG gtgtgtaCTTCGTGGTTTGCATGGCCCTCCTGGTGATCAGCCTGACAGAAACTGTGCTGATTGTGCGCCTGGTCCACAAACAGGACCTACAGCCGCCTGTACCCCACTGGGTCAAGTACCTGGTGTTGGAAAGAGCTGCGGTCCTCTTCTGCATCCACAAGAACCACCGACTGTGCTCTAGACTGTCCTCCCAGGCCTCTGACCTGGAGCACTACAAGGACAACAACTATGGGACTG CCCAGTGCACCCTCCACCACACCTGTGAGATAGGCCGAAGGCTCAGTCATCACGACAGGGAGGGCGGGCTGCTCGGACTGGGCCTGCCCCCCTCCAGGGACCCTACCCCACCCGTCATGGACAACATCCTGCAGGAAGTGACAGCGATTCGCCACTTCCTGGAGAAGAGGGATAGGTGCCGTGAAGTTGCCAAGGAGTGGCTGCAGGTTGGCTACGTCCTGGACGTGCTGCTCTTCAGAGTCTACTTGGTGGCCGTGGTGGCTTACAGCATCACACTGGGCACGCTGTGGTCAGTGTGGCACGTTGCCTGA